One window of the Magnolia sinica isolate HGM2019 chromosome 19, MsV1, whole genome shotgun sequence genome contains the following:
- the LOC131234550 gene encoding uncharacterized protein LOC131234550: MAEVLSRGLKMQVTQESILPFKLGRGCPVISHLLYTDDTLLFLNGSVTSMRVTKEFLDDYQVGFGHSINFNKSSFICGSSLSPARIRTVERASSISRVASPSAYLGVPLVISKFKAVNFQPLVERVKAKISSWKARFLSKQVLSALKKRIGNFLWGWLEGKRKLHWRRWKANAVPKEEGGLNIHRLSDIMVKYVQSGSANGQQNTPAFASPMWKKIVQLFPRLDEVVQIQLRAGDNNLWSSNWTGLGPLQRIDGIQIPPDLRNMKINPFLGRTGRLPPLAVLNILPQAVTDLIFQAGYYIS; encoded by the exons ATGGCAGAGGTCCTGAGCCGCGGTTTGAAGATGCAAGTCACTCAAGAGTCTATTCTCCCGTTCAAGCTTGGAAGAGGGTGCCCTGTTATCTCGCACTTGCTTTATACAGATGATACACTGCTTTTCCTTAATGGCAGTGTCACCTCAATGAGGGTCACGAAGGAGTTTTTAGACGACTACCAGGTGGGGTTTGGCCATTCCATTAATTTCAATAAGAGCTCTTTCATTTGCGGTAGCTCCTTATCGCCAGCTAGGATTAGAACTGTAGAGCGGGCCAGTAGCATCTCTAGAGTAGCCTCCCCTTCCGCCTATCTCGGGGTGCCTTTGGTGATCAGCAAGTTCAAAGCAGTGAATTTTCAGCCGCTAGTGGAGAGGGTAAAGGCCAAGATTTCGAGTTGGAAAGCCAGATTTCTTTCTAAGCAG GTTTTGTCAGCCCTGAAAAAGAGGATAGGTAACTTCCTATGGGGGTGGTTAGAGGGTAAACGCAAGTTACATTGGCGTAGGTGGAAAGCGAATGCGGTTCCAAAAGAGGAGGGTGGCCTGAATATTCATAGGTTATCAGATATTATG GTGAAATATGTGCAAAGTGGTAGCGCTAACGGGCAGCAGAATACTCCAGCCTTCGCTTCTCCCATGTGGAAAAAGATTGTCCAGCTCTTCCCAAGGCTGGATGAGGTAGTGCAGATTCAGCTTAGAGCAGGCGACAACAATTTGTGGTCCTCAAATTGGACAGGCCTAGGACCTCTCCAGAGGATTGACGGTATCCAAATCCCGCCCGACCTCCGTAATATGAAGATAAACCCCTTCCTGGGTAGAACAGGCCGGTTGCCTCCTTTGGCGGTGCTAAATATCCTTCCCCAAGCCGTCACAGACCTGATTTTTCAAGCTGGCTACTACATCTCTTAG